The following is a genomic window from Spirosoma foliorum.
GATGTGGCGAATGCCCTAAAACCACAAGGACAAACCCTTCACGGCGATCATGCCTATGCGTTTTACCAGATTCCGGTGAAAGCCCATAAATACCCGCTGGTTTTCCTGCACGGGGCTGGAGAGTCCAAAAAGACATGGGAGTCAACGCCCGATGGGCGGGAAGGGTTTCAGACAATCTTCCTCCGACGTGGTTATGGGGTTTATTTACTGGACCAGCCAAGGCGGGGCGATGCTGGAAAAAGTACGGTTGCAACAACAATCACCCCAGCGCCGGATGAACAGTTCTGGTTTACCCAATTCAGGATTGGTAACTATCCCGATTATTTCCCCGGAAGTCAGTTTCCTAAGGATACGGCTTCCCTGGAGCAGTTTTTTAGGCAAATGACACCGAATACGGGGGCTTTTGACGCCAATATTGTTTCGAATGCCTGTTCAAAAGTATTCGATCGCATAGGGGAGGGCGTGCTGGTTACTCATTCTCAGGGAGGAGGGGTAGGCTGGTTTACTGCGATCAAGAACCCGAAAGTAAAGGCGATTATCGCTTACGAGCCTTTTAGTAGTTTCGTTTTCCCAACGGGCGAATTACCCAAACCGATTCAATCGGCCAGCCTTTTTGGTGAGTTGAAAGGCGTTGAAATTCCGCTTTCGGATTTTGAAAAACTGACCAGGATACCCATCATCATTTACTACGGCGATAACATTGCCGATAAACCAACCACTGTTTGGAATAAAGATCACTGGCGGGCTGGATTGGAAATGGCAAGAATCTGGGCCGCGACTATCAACAAACGTGGTGGTCATGCAAAGGTGGTCCATCTGCCTGAACTAGGCATCAAGGGCAATACGCACTTTCCATTTTCCGACCTGAACAATCTTCAGATTGCCGATTTGCTCTCGGACTTTCTCCGGCAAAATAACCTGAATAAGTAAACTTGTGGTTGTGCCGTATGGCTATGATCGTTAGTGCGTAATTGGTTGAAAATCAACTAAAGTATGAATGCGAGCCGAATCTTTTTCAGTTGTTGGCTAGTCGGCTGGTTTATTTCAGTTAACCACCTCAACGCACAAAATCAGATGGATCAATCGCCCAGTTTATCAGTAAAGCAGCAGAGCATTGTCGCTATTGCAGCGCTCACTGCTAAGGGAGAGTTGCAAAAACTTTCGCTTGCCTTAAACACTGGTCTGGATGCGGAGATGACTGTCAATGAGATCAAAGAAGTGTTGGTTCACTTGTATGCGTATTGCGGTTTTCCACGGAGCATTCGTGGGTTACAAACGTTAATGGTGGTGCTCGACGAACGAAAGAAAAAAGGCATCACGGACAAAATGGGTCGGGAAGCTACGCCCATTGCCAGCCGTGAACCCAAGTATGAACGGGGTAAAAAAGTGCTCGAAAAATTGACTGGACAACCAGAAGCTGGACCAAAGCGCGGATACTCGGCTTTCAGTCCAGAAATCGACGTTTTCCTGAAAGAACACTTGTTCGCTGATATTTTTGAGCGGGATGTACTCAGTTTCACTGATCGGGAGCTGACCACCATATCGGTCCTGAGCAGTATTGGTGGTGTGGAACCGATGCTTCAATCGCACCTGGGAATCTGCCTGCATCTGGGTCTAACTAAAACTCAACTTGAACAGGTTATGTCGTTGATCGAGACAAACATAGGCAAAGCAGAGGCTGAGAGCGGTCGGACGGTTTTAGCACAGGTTATGGCATCAAGGCGGTAAGCCGAACTATCTGGTCCAGTAGTGATTTTTAACGTCAACTCTATGAATTACAACGCGATATCAGCACTATTCACTGTATTGCTATCTGTATTGATACGTTTACAGGTTAGCGGGCAGGTTCATACAGAAGCCGTGACCGATTCGGGCGCAATTTTCCCAAAAGGAAAGCGCGCACCAACCAGTACTTTTACCGGAGTGGTTTGGGTTCAGCAATTAATTGAGCCAGACAGCGCCTTCAACATTCCGGTCGGCTACGTGACCTTTGAGCCGGGTGCCCGCTCGTATTGGCATAGTCACGCCGGTGGGCAGGTGCTATTGGCCCTGGATGGAATTGGTTATTATCAGGAGCAGGGGAAACCAATTCAAATTCTTAAGAAAGGTGATGCCGTAAAATGTCCTCCAAACGTGCCTCATTGGCACGGTGCTTCACCAACGGTTGGCTTTAGGCAGGTCGCTATTACACCGAATACTGCAACTGGGCGAGTAACCTGGATGAAGCCGGTGACTGATCAGGAATATAACAATGTCAGGAAGTGAGATTCTACTAGTGCTTTACCAACGTAGACTCTCGGGTTCGCCTGCGCGGTTGATTCTATCGGATTCTATCGGATTCTATTGGCGATATTCTATTGGTAGTCAATGGATAAGCTGTCAATTAGGATCAAAAGAGTCGCTAGAATCTAAATTGGAAGCGTGCTAGCTTAGTTTGAAGAAACAGGCTTTATAAGCACCCAACAGGTATGTTACACGACAAACGACCAAATTTCTAGACAAACTGCGCAATGCGCTCAATTTGTGTAGTGTGAAGGAGTATTACAGTCGTTTGTCTAAAACATCATTGATATATTGAAAATGATTATTGATTTGTCAAATCTGCGGGCAGGATATGTATATAACTGACGAAAGTTTTCTGCCATCGATAAGTTAACAAGTGAATCCAACATAGGTCTGTAGTCATAGAGCATGAAAGAAATTAACCGTATACTGGCTATTTATGATCAACTCGATCATAGGCAACGCAAGGTGGCCCTGGCAACGGTCGTGTACGTGGAAGGATCAGCCTACCGACGACCCGGTGCCCGTATGCTGGTGAGTGACGATGGCCGCTGGGAGGGCGCCATCAGCGGTGGATGTCTGGAAGGTGACGCGCTGCGTAAAGCTCGTCAGGTCATGCTGGATGGTAAGCCAATGATCGTGCGCTACGATACCATGGACGACGATGCCAACAGCCTGGGCGTGGGCCTGGGTTGTAACGGCATTATCGATGTGTTCATCGAGCCAATTGATCCGGCTGATCCAATGAATCCTGTTGCTCTGTTAGGTGAATTTAGCCAGCATCGGGACCGGCGCGTCATTGCTACCATTTGCCGAAAAACACCGGGCTTAGAAATAAGTGAGGGTAGTCGGTTTTTACTTACACAGCAACCAACAAATCAGGTTCCAGTCTGGCTTCTGCCCGATATGGAACTGGTCATGGAAGTGGGTAAACACTTAACGGCAATAATTCCCTTACTAGGTGGTGTGGTTGAGGTTTTTATTGAACGTCTGGACCCCGGTATCGAGTTGGTAATTTTCGGGGCTGGCTATGATACAATTCCTCTCACCCGGCTGGCCACCGAAATCGGCTGGCGAGTTACGGTAACCGAAGACTGCATTGCCCACTTAGCGCCCAAACGCTTTCCGGAAGCGACCTGCCTGCTCTACGCCGATGCTGAGGCTGTAACGGATAAGCTTACCTTCACCGATCGGACAGCCGCCGTGCTCATGTCCCACAACTATAACTACGATTTGGCTGTACTAACGAAATTGTTGCTGACCGATGTTCCCTACATCGGCGTTCTGGGTCCCCGGAAGCGTTACGAAAAAATGAAATCCCACTGGGATCGATTGGGTAAGTCTTTTGATACAACGATGCTAAAGCGGGTTCATTCCCCGATTGGCTTAGATCTGGGAGCCGAGACGCCGGATGAGATTGCGCTTTCTATCCTGAGTGAAATTAAAGCCTTTTTCAGCGAGCGGAACGGTGGATTTCTAACCGAACGACCGGGGCCAATCCATGAACGGGTAGCCCTTGACGAAGAACTACTTATAGTCTAACTTTATCCTGATACTCAACCTGTATTTTCAGTTGTAAACCCTTTACTTCTTACCACTGTGGCAAAATTTAGCATAAAAATTAACGGTAAAATCAGGCAGCTGGATGTTGATCCAGCTACGCCCATGCTCTGGATACTCCGCGATCATCTGGACATGCCGGGCACCAAATATGGCTGCGGTATCGCTCAGTGTGGCGCCTGCACGGTTCATTTAAATGGAACAGCCGTTCGTTCCTGTCAGCTACCTATCTCGACCGTCGGCAAAGAAGCCATCACCACCATCGAGGGATTGTCGGCTACCGGTGATCATCCGGTGCAAAAGGCGTGGCTGGAACACGATGTTGCCCAGTGTGGCTATTGTCAGTCCGGGCAAATGATGAGCGCAGCTTCGCTTTTGAAGACGAATCCCAAGCCTACAGATGAGGACATCGATTTAGCCATGAGCGGGAACATCTGTCGGTGTGGAACATATTTGCGCATCAAAGAGGCTATCAAATCGGCAGCTAAAGAAGGAACCAGCTCGTCCACTCGTAAATAAATCCTGACCATGACTACTAGCAAAACAACCCTTAATCGGCGTTCTTTCTTAAAGGCGTCATTGCGCTCTGGTGGGGGCATGATGCTCAGCGTGAGCTGGTTATCCAGCGCGAAGGCCGCCGATAAACTACAAGCCTTGAACGTACCTCAGCAATGGGCTCAGCTTAATGGTTACATTCACATTACAGCGGGCAACGGAATTAAACTCATCTGCCCAAATCCAGAATTTGGTCAGAACGTCATGACATCCCTGCCCATGATGGTGGCTGAGGAACTAGATGTGGATTGGAAGAATGTGGTGGTTGAAATGGGGCCGCACGACAACGCGAAATTGGGCCCTCAGTTTACGGGAGGCAGTAACTCAGTTCGCATGTACTGGAAACCACTCCGTGAAGCCGGAGCAGCCGCCCGGCAGATGCTTTGCGAAGCAGCCGCACAAGCCTGGGGCGTACCGGTAGCTGAAGTGACTACTAAAGCCGGGGTATTGCAGCACGCGAGTGGCAAATCGGCGAATTACGGCGAGATGGCCAGTAAAGCAGCGACTCTTCCGGTGCCCAAAGGTATGAAGCTTAAATCTCCCAAAGATTTTGCTATCGTCCGAAAATCGAAGCGAAATGTTGAAGGCCCTAAAATAGTTACCGGCAAACCACTGTTCGGGCTGGATTATCGGGTGGAGGAGATGCTCATCGCCATGATTCAGCATCCACCTGCTTTCGGCATGAAACTCAAATCGTTCGATGCCTCCCAAACCCTCAAAATGCCAGGCATTACCGATGTTTTTACCTTGAAGTTATACGACGACGGTTTCGAGCAGGCTGGTTTCGATACCCGTTCGTTCAATGATTTGTTAGTTGTGGTGGGTAAGAGCACCTGGGAAGTCATGAATGCCCGCAAAAAACTAAAAGTGGAGTGGGAACCTGTCGGCGATACCAAAGATACCATGATGGGTAGGGGAGGTAAACGGGAAGTGACGGTACCCGGAGGGCTTGAAACGACCAGCACCCAACTGGAAAAAATGGCGGAATGGGCTAAAAAGCCTGCGCAACAGTTACGAAAAGACGGCGATCCGGAAACGGCGTTTAAAAATGCGGCTCAGATCATTGAGCGCACCTACAATGCACCCTTCCTCGCCCACAATACCATGGAGCCGATGAATTTCTTCGCGCATGTGACCCCCGAAAAAGCACTGGTGGCTGGCCCTTTGCAAGCACCAGGTTGGGCAGAACCCTCACTAGCAAAACGAATTGGGCTGCCTGCCGACAAGATTGAGATTCAGATGACCCGGATGGGCGGAGGCTTTGGCCGTCGGGCGTATTGCCATTATATGACGGAAGCGGCACTCATTTCCCAAAAGGTCAAAGCCCCGGTCAAATTGATATACACCCGAGAAGATGACATGACCTATGGCATCTATCGCCCCATGTACACGGCAACGTACCGAGCGGCTCTGGATGCCAATAAAAACCTGATTGGATTCCATGTGAAAGGAGGGGGGATACCCGAGCATGCCATTCACGCGAACCGGTTCCCGGCTGGGGCAGTAGATAACTACCTGGCCGAAGGCTGGGAGATTCCGTCCAATATCACCATTGGCGCTTTTCGGGCTCCTCGTTCTAACTTCAACGCTGCCGCTGAGCAATCCTTCCTGGATGAAGTGGCGGAGGCCATGGGTAAAGACCCCATAGAGTTTAGATTAGAGTTGTTAAAACGAGCGAAGGAAAATCCAGTTGGCAAAAACAACGAGTACGATGCCGACCGGTATGCGGGTGTGCTGACACTGGTACGCGACAAGTCGGGTTGGAACAAGCCGGGGAATGAGAAATACCATCGGGGCGTGGCCGCTTATTTCTGCCATAATTCCTACGCGGCCCATGTAGTCGATATGGTGACTCGTGACGGTAGTCCGTATGTAGAGCGGGTCTTTAGTGCAATGGATTGTGGTATCGTGGTCAATCCCGATGCGGCCACCAACATGGTACAGGGAGCGGTGGTTGATGGAATCGGTAACGCCTTTTACGGTGCTCTGACCCATAAAAACGGGGCTGCTGAGCAGAGTAACTTTAACAATTATCGCCTGATTCGGCATAACGAAGCCCCGAAGAAAATTGAGGTTCACTTTGTTGAAAATGACCTCGACCCAACCGGCTTGGGTGAGCCGCCTTTCCCTCCGGTGTTTGGGGCGGTGGCCAATGCACTGTATAAAACTACCGGCAAACGACAGTACAATCAGCCGTTTAAGCCCGAATTAGACAAGCGGATTTAAGACTGGAACTGTTAACGCACTAGAGCCGGGACCTGGTTGATCAGTTCCGACTCTTTGCTTTTTTAGCGGTTGCTGCATCATTTACACACGCATAATTAAGGGGGTCTTTACTTTCTAAACAGCTGTAGTAAAAACCACATATTAGAAACTTAGGACTACCCTATTTTTTGTTTAGTAGATAATTTAATTGCTCAGTAGCAAATTCACTTATAATCCAATCATTTATAGTCGAAAGTAGTCTTATTTTATCCTTTGCCTCTGAAGTATTAATAGCAGCTAAGGCCCAAATGCATTTTTTAGCTAGTGTTGTCTAAAGATTAAACTGTCGGGTATAGCTTATGTAATTTTACTCGGGCATCTTTGGTGGTAAACTGCCAGTTCGCCTTCGCTTGTTTGGCATTTCTGTTTGCTTGCCAGGCGGTAATTTCTGCTACCAGCAACTCTTTGGTCGCAATGTGCCGATTCAGGCAATCACGCTGTAAGATGGACAACTCAATCTCAGCCATGTCAAGCCAACTGCCATGCTTGGGGGTATAGACAAACTCCAATCGATCCAGATACGCTTTGGCTTTCTCGGCCCCAAAAACTGTATAAAATGCACTGGGTTTATGGGCACTCAGATTATCTCCAACCACCGTCATTTTTACACAGTCTGTATAAGGGCCGTCCAATAAATTGGCTAGCACACCCACCCACGTAATGGCCTTGTGATCGTCTTTGACTTCGACAAACCGTTGCCCTGCCAAGGGTTCAAAGGCCATATAAATCTCGCCTACGCCCCGCCGGATGTATTCGGAATCTTGGATGCGTGTGCCGTCGGCGGAACGATATTGCTTGATTTCGATTAGTTGTTTGGGTGATTCGTCCACACAAACAACGGGAAACCGCTCATCATAAGGTCGCTCATAAACAGCTAAAACCTGTTCCATATAGTACACAAAATCGGCACTTTGCTTGGGCGGAATCACCCATCCCTTGACCCGCCAGGGCTTAAGTTGGTTTTTTTTAACACCGTTGCCACACTCGTGTGAGAAAGCGTTTCAACTACTTGGAGTTCGACCAGTCGATCCGCAATAGCCTGTAATTTCCAGCGGCTTTCACCGACTGGTGGTTCGCTACAGGCAATGGCAATCAAGTGAGCTTCCACTTCCCCCGTCAGCTTTTTGTCGGAACGGGGCTGGCGGGGCTTTGGATCAAAGACCGCCATGCCCTGCTCACAAAATTCTTTGCGAATCCGCTCAACACTGCGTGTGGAGAGATGATAGGTGGCGGCAATCGTAGTTTGGCTCTGGCGTTCGACAGCCTCGTCACTGGCCAAAAGCACCTGTGCTTTTTGGATGAGTTTAGCGGCTGTTTTGCCTTTTTGGACTTTAGCCAGTAATTCTGTACGTTCGGTGGCCGTTAGAGTCAGTCGATGCTTAGTCATGGAAGATGAGTTACAGCATCAAAAATACAAAAAGCCGCCAGACTACTCTTTAAGTAACACTAGCGACCTCCCATCATCCCAATCGGGTATACTTGAGATGGTCCTAAAAATCCGGACACGAAACTTTTTTAACTTCGTGTCAAATGGCCAAACATTCAACTCCCAAACGAAAGTACACCGCTGAATTCAAAGCCGATGTGCTGCGCCTGGTTGCCAACGGCGAACCCATCCTTGCCGTAGCTCGTAAAATGGGCATCAGCGATAGCATCATCCATGCCTGGCGGGCGGCTGAAAAAAAGAACAAAGGGGAAGAAAAACAATCATCCGCTTTGGAAGATGAAACGGTCCGCCGTGGCGGTTGAGTCGCTCAAACGACAACTCCGTCAAACCGAAATGGAGCGAGCGATTTTAAAAAAAGCTGTCGCCATTTTCAGCCGAATGACTTGAGACTAGTTTACCAGTTTATTAAACAGGAAGAGCCCAACTTTCCAATAAGATTGTTGTGTAACACGTTGGAAGTCAGCAAAAGTAGTTACTATGCTTACCGATCCGGCCAAACCTTTCAAGTCTCCCAGAACGATCAACAGATGACAACGCACATTCAGGAAATTTTCTGGGAAAACCGTCGGCGATATGGTAGTCGTCGAGTGCAGAAAGCGCTGTTTGAAGAGGGGATAGAATTGGGGCGTCATCGAATCAGACGGCTTATGGAACAACACAATTGGCAAGCGATTCAGCCCCGCAGTTTTGTTCCCCGCACTACCGATTCAAGTCACGGCTTGCGTCCCTGCCCCAATTTATTGCTGGAACTGGGCGTACCTGTTCGGCCTGATCAGGCTTGGGTGGGGGATATAACATACCTACCGCTTACTGGCGGAGATTGGGTATATTTAGCGAGTTGGTTAGACCGCACGGGCGGCCCCGTTGTTCTCCCGCCGGATTGTCGGTTGGTGTGTCGATTTAACGATGGAAGAGAGCTTGATTATTAGGGCCTTCGATCAAGCTACTGCCTTACGGCGGCCCAAATCGGGCTTAATTGT
Proteins encoded in this region:
- a CDS encoding alpha/beta hydrolase, yielding MASPQSVKLSHATYPYISRYLVSLLIASLLSFGVNAQPKGKREPLIIQEQGSFLVGGTTLTESGKFDVANALKPQGQTLHGDHAYAFYQIPVKAHKYPLVFLHGAGESKKTWESTPDGREGFQTIFLRRGYGVYLLDQPRRGDAGKSTVATTITPAPDEQFWFTQFRIGNYPDYFPGSQFPKDTASLEQFFRQMTPNTGAFDANIVSNACSKVFDRIGEGVLVTHSQGGGVGWFTAIKNPKVKAIIAYEPFSSFVFPTGELPKPIQSASLFGELKGVEIPLSDFEKLTRIPIIIYYGDNIADKPTTVWNKDHWRAGLEMARIWAATINKRGGHAKVVHLPELGIKGNTHFPFSDLNNLQIADLLSDFLRQNNLNK
- a CDS encoding carboxymuconolactone decarboxylase family protein, with protein sequence MDQSPSLSVKQQSIVAIAALTAKGELQKLSLALNTGLDAEMTVNEIKEVLVHLYAYCGFPRSIRGLQTLMVVLDERKKKGITDKMGREATPIASREPKYERGKKVLEKLTGQPEAGPKRGYSAFSPEIDVFLKEHLFADIFERDVLSFTDRELTTISVLSSIGGVEPMLQSHLGICLHLGLTKTQLEQVMSLIETNIGKAEAESGRTVLAQVMASRR
- a CDS encoding cupin domain-containing protein codes for the protein MNYNAISALFTVLLSVLIRLQVSGQVHTEAVTDSGAIFPKGKRAPTSTFTGVVWVQQLIEPDSAFNIPVGYVTFEPGARSYWHSHAGGQVLLALDGIGYYQEQGKPIQILKKGDAVKCPPNVPHWHGASPTVGFRQVAITPNTATGRVTWMKPVTDQEYNNVRK
- a CDS encoding XdhC family protein, with translation MKEINRILAIYDQLDHRQRKVALATVVYVEGSAYRRPGARMLVSDDGRWEGAISGGCLEGDALRKARQVMLDGKPMIVRYDTMDDDANSLGVGLGCNGIIDVFIEPIDPADPMNPVALLGEFSQHRDRRVIATICRKTPGLEISEGSRFLLTQQPTNQVPVWLLPDMELVMEVGKHLTAIIPLLGGVVEVFIERLDPGIELVIFGAGYDTIPLTRLATEIGWRVTVTEDCIAHLAPKRFPEATCLLYADAEAVTDKLTFTDRTAAVLMSHNYNYDLAVLTKLLLTDVPYIGVLGPRKRYEKMKSHWDRLGKSFDTTMLKRVHSPIGLDLGAETPDEIALSILSEIKAFFSERNGGFLTERPGPIHERVALDEELLIV
- a CDS encoding (2Fe-2S)-binding protein, with the protein product MAKFSIKINGKIRQLDVDPATPMLWILRDHLDMPGTKYGCGIAQCGACTVHLNGTAVRSCQLPISTVGKEAITTIEGLSATGDHPVQKAWLEHDVAQCGYCQSGQMMSAASLLKTNPKPTDEDIDLAMSGNICRCGTYLRIKEAIKSAAKEGTSSSTRK
- a CDS encoding xanthine dehydrogenase family protein molybdopterin-binding subunit: MTTSKTTLNRRSFLKASLRSGGGMMLSVSWLSSAKAADKLQALNVPQQWAQLNGYIHITAGNGIKLICPNPEFGQNVMTSLPMMVAEELDVDWKNVVVEMGPHDNAKLGPQFTGGSNSVRMYWKPLREAGAAARQMLCEAAAQAWGVPVAEVTTKAGVLQHASGKSANYGEMASKAATLPVPKGMKLKSPKDFAIVRKSKRNVEGPKIVTGKPLFGLDYRVEEMLIAMIQHPPAFGMKLKSFDASQTLKMPGITDVFTLKLYDDGFEQAGFDTRSFNDLLVVVGKSTWEVMNARKKLKVEWEPVGDTKDTMMGRGGKREVTVPGGLETTSTQLEKMAEWAKKPAQQLRKDGDPETAFKNAAQIIERTYNAPFLAHNTMEPMNFFAHVTPEKALVAGPLQAPGWAEPSLAKRIGLPADKIEIQMTRMGGGFGRRAYCHYMTEAALISQKVKAPVKLIYTREDDMTYGIYRPMYTATYRAALDANKNLIGFHVKGGGIPEHAIHANRFPAGAVDNYLAEGWEIPSNITIGAFRAPRSNFNAAAEQSFLDEVAEAMGKDPIEFRLELLKRAKENPVGKNNEYDADRYAGVLTLVRDKSGWNKPGNEKYHRGVAAYFCHNSYAAHVVDMVTRDGSPYVERVFSAMDCGIVVNPDAATNMVQGAVVDGIGNAFYGALTHKNGAAEQSNFNNYRLIRHNEAPKKIEVHFVENDLDPTGLGEPPFPPVFGAVANALYKTTGKRQYNQPFKPELDKRI
- a CDS encoding IS630 family transposase gives rise to the protein MIPPKQSADFVYYMEQVLAVYERPYDERFPVVCVDESPKQLIEIKQYRSADGTRIQDSEYIRRGVGEIYMAFEPLAGQRFVEVKDDHKAITWVGVLANLLDGPYTDCVKMTVVGDNLSAHKPSAFYTVFGAEKAKAYLDRLEFVYTPKHGSWLDMAEIELSILQRDCLNRHIATKELLVAEITAWQANRNAKQAKANWQFTTKDARVKLHKLYPTV
- a CDS encoding helix-turn-helix domain-containing protein — protein: MTKHRLTLTATERTELLAKVQKGKTAAKLIQKAQVLLASDEAVERQSQTTIAATYHLSTRSVERIRKEFCEQGMAVFDPKPRQPRSDKKLTGEVEAHLIAIACSEPPVGESRWKLQAIADRLVELQVVETLSHTSVATVLKKTNLSPGGSRDG
- a CDS encoding transposase, with the translated sequence MAKHSTPKRKYTAEFKADVLRLVANGEPILAVARKMGISDSIIHAWRAAEKKNKGEEKQSSALEDETVRRGG
- a CDS encoding IS3 family transposase, translating into MTTHIQEIFWENRRRYGSRRVQKALFEEGIELGRHRIRRLMEQHNWQAIQPRSFVPRTTDSSHGLRPCPNLLLELGVPVRPDQAWVGDITYLPLTGGDWVYLASWLDRTGGPVVLPPDCRLVCRFNDGRELDY